Part of the Quercus lobata isolate SW786 chromosome 6, ValleyOak3.0 Primary Assembly, whole genome shotgun sequence genome, TACCTTCATTTGTATGTCacaacaaatttattaaataataaatgtacGCAATCAAAGTAGATGAGTTTGTGGGAGTGGATAGCGTAACGGAAGGTTCGGTTATGGAAAGCATGCACGCTCCTATATCGGTTACAACTACAGCTAGATCTGAGTCAGATCTTGTCAACATACCTGTTTGTGTTGAACCGAAGCTTGTGGAAGCCAACTTAAATATGTCACGTTCTATGCACGTGGTAACTAAAGAGCATGCAGGAAATGGGCTGATAGAAATTAAAACAAAGCCCATATGGACAAGAGTAGCACAGATGGATTGTGGACCGAAGAATTCAAATTGTGCAGCCACAAAACTGACGTTGGGAAAAAGAACAACGCCATGTGAGGAAGCCGTGGCTGTACTAGGAACTGAAAGCAGGGAGAAGAAGAGAAGCAGGACTCAGAATGAAGCTCAAAACAATGAAATGGTAGGGGTGTTGGAACACCCCGGCCGAACACAATGAGGCTACTAGCTTGGAACTACGAAGGGTTTGGGAATCCTTGGATAGTTCGTAGCCTTCACAATCTAGTGAGGGAGCAAGTTCCCACCGTCTGCTTCTTAATGGAGACATGGTTAGATAAGGATAGTTTTAATGAAAAGTGTAGAGAACTTCCGTTTCAGAATAAGCTTATAGTGAAGAAACCAAATAGTGGCGGTGGGTTAGCTTTATTATGGAAGACATAGGTTCAATTGGCTGTTGTGAATTACACGAATCATCACATACTAGCGAAAGTAGTGGAGGACGATGGGTTTGAATGGTGGCTGACCTGCTTCTATGGGTGGCCAGAGGCAAGCCAGAAAAAGAAGTCATGGGCACTGTTATCCCACCTCTCAACTTTTGTTAGTGGGCCTTGGTGTTGTATCGGCGATTTTAACGCTATTCTTCACTCTAATGAAAAGCAGAGCAGGTTCCCACCCCAGTTCAATCAGATGGATGAGTTTAGGTTAGCCTTGGATGAGTGTAACTTGGCAAATTTGGGGTTTGCTGGAAACCCTTTTACATGGAATAATAAACGTCTAGgtgatgcaaatacaaggatgAAATTGGACCGAGCTGTAGCTAATTTAGGGTGGAGAGAAAAATTCCGTGCAAGCATGGTGACACACCTCTACTCTCATGCTTCTGATTATAGACCGTTGTTATTACATACTAGTATGGGGAGGAGGAAGCAGCATAGAAACTCTCGTGGTTTCTGGTTTGAAGAGTCGTGGTTGCTTTGGGAGGATTGTGAAAAAACGGTACAAGAATCATGGGGTAATGTTGGAAGTGCTCTATCGGGTCTTAATAGAACAAAGGAGAAGATAAACAAGTGTGGAGCGAACTTGGCAGCTTGGGGGGCATTAAAAACACAACCAGCCactgaagaaataaaaaagctcCAAAAGCAAGTTGAGAAACTCAGTAGGAGGGAGGCAATGGTGGAGAATGGTTCAGCCTTGTTGGAAGCAAGTAAGAAACTTGATGATTTACTtctcaaacaataaatttattggGCCCAACGATCTCGGATATCATGGCTGAAGCATGGGGATAAAAACACCAAATTTTTTCACTCTAAGGCCTCACAGAGGCGGCGGAGGAACATGATTAAGGGTGTTAGAGATCACCAAAATAATTGGGTGGAAGAAATTGAAGACATTGCTGGAGTGGCGACAGaatattttgagaatatttttaaatCAGGTTCATGTGACAGGATGGAAGAATGCCTCAGTGCAGTGCAACACAAGGTGACCTTAGAAATGCAAGAAGTACTGTCCAGGGAGTATAGTGCTGAAGAAGTCAAAAATGGCATTATTCCAAATGGGGCCAATAAAAGCACTGGGACCCGATGGTATGAATGCTCTTTTTTATCAGAAATTTTGGCATGTGGTTAGTGATGATGTGATTGCTGCTGtgttaaactttttaaattttggtaacATGAATCCTAATATAAATTACACTCATATTGTTCTCATTCCAAAAGTTAAGTCTCCTGAAAAAATGTCGGATTATAGACCCATTAGCctatataatgttatttataagATTATGTCCAAAGTGATGGCTAACAGGCTTAAACAGATACTTCCCCAGTTGATTTCTCCTTCATAGAGTGCTTTTGTCTCGAGTTGCCTTATTATAGATAATGTGCTTGTTGCATACGAGACACTCCATTCTATGCACTGCAAGAAATCAGGAAAGAAAGGATTCCTAGCACTAAAGCTGGATATTAGCAAAGCTTATGACCGGATTGAGTGGAATTTTCTCAGGAACATTATGCTCAGGTTAGGCTTTCCAAAGGTGTGGATTGACAGGGTGATGTGTTGTGTATCTTCATCATCCTTCTCAGTTCTCATCAATGGCAAAGCTTATGGAAATATCATCCCAATATAAGGTCTGCAGCAAGGAGATCCCCTTTCACCCTACTTGTTCCTTTTATGTGCTGAGGGGTTTACAGCACTATTGGATAGAGCAAAAGAAGAGGGACGACTTCATGGGGTCTCTATTTGTTGGAGAGCTCCAACCATATCCCACCTTTTATTTGCTGATGATTCCTTACTGTTTTGTCAAGCCAACCAGGATGATGTGAGGTGTATTTCAGATGCTCTTCAGTTATTTGCAGCCGCTTCTGGGCAATGTATCAATTTTGAGAAATCCTCATTCTTCTTTAGCAATAACATGAAGGATGAGGTAAGAGAACAAATAAAGAGGGAGTTGAGGGTAAAGGAGGTTGAGCGGTTTGAGTCTTATTTGGGATTGCCTACTTTGGTTGGAAGGGTAAAATATCAGACTTTTTCCTTCTTGAAGGATAGAGTTTGGAAGAAGATTCAAAGTTGGAAAGGAAAATTACTCTCTAGAGTTGTTAAGGAAGTATTGATTAAAGTGGTTGCCCAATCAATCCCTACTTATACAATGGGAGTATTCCTTTTACCGGTCAAGCTTTGCAATGAATTTAATGCAATGTATGttaggttttggtggggtcagGTTGGAGATGAGAAGAAAATTTATTGGAAGAGTTGGAGTGCATTATCTAAACCTAAAAAGGAAGGTGGGATGGGTTTCAGAGATTTGAGAAATTTCAACCTTGCAATGCTAGCAAAACAAGGGTAGAAAATGCTCCAAGACCAAGGTTCTTTGCTATATGAGTGCTTTAAAGCACGTTACTTCCCACGGTGTAGCTTCCTTGAAGCTTCAGATGTGCCTAATAGCTCTTATGTATGGAAGAGTTTAATGGCTGCTCAACCTATCCTAAAACATGGGTGTTGTTGGCGAGTTGGAGATGGGACGTCCATACGGGTCACCAAAGATAAATGGTTACTTAATCACCCAATAAATAAGGTTCTTTACCCACCATTGGATGAGGTGTGGGAATGGAGAGTGGCTAATCTTATTGATTGGAGGAGCAAGATGATTGAAGCTAATTTTCATATGAAGGATGCTAAAGCAATTTTAAGCATGCCATTGAGCCATATAAATGCAGCTAATCTGCTCATGTGGTTGCACTTAAAAGATGGAGAATATACTGTCAGATCGGGGTATCACATTGCTAAAGGAATAGAAAGACAAGAGGCTGGTATGGAGGAGTGCTTTAGGGAAGTATATGGAAGCCTGGTTTGGAGGCACTTGTGGAAGCTACATctcccaaacaaaataaaagtctCTAGGTGGAGGGCTTGCCAAAATGTGCTACCAACTCGGGAGAATCTGACTAGGCGCAGGGTAATAATGGATGATGGTTGTGAGTGTTGTAAAGGGAACTTAGAGTCTGTTCTTCATGTTCTATGGCAATGCGGGGTGGTGCAAGATGTATGGGTTGGGAGTTTGAGGAGGTTGCAGAAAGCTAGAACCGGGCAAACGGACTTTATGCAGCTGGTGGTGGAGGTTATCATCAATCTGTCCAATGAAGAGCAAGAATTATTTTGGGTTTAGTGTTGGGTTATCTGGAATCAACGCAACTCGGTGCTGCATAGAGGTAAAATACAGAACCCAACACTCTTGAACAAACGCACAAGGGAGTATGTGGATGAATTCAAGGGATCGCAGGCTCAGTTGGCTGTTTCGACAAACTCGGGATTGGTGCAAGTTTGGAGACTTCCCACAGGTTCGGTGTATAAACTTAACTTTGATGCGGCGGTCTTTGATGGTACAAGATCATGCGGGGTGGGAGTTATCGTGAGGAATAGCTTGGGAGAAATGATGGCTAGCCTGTCAGCTCGTGGTCCAGTAGTGGCAAACAGTGAAGAAGCAGGGGCGTTAGTGTGTCAGAAAGCGGTTGAGTTTGCCATGGACACGGTGTTCACAAACCTGGTGATCGAAGGGGATAATGCAGCGGTGATGAATGCTGTTACTTCTCCACGGTTGGATAGATCACGGCTAGGACACATATACGACAATATTCGCACACTAGCTGCTAGGTTTAGATGCTGCACTATTGGATGTGTTAAGAGAAGTGCCAATTTCATGACTTATAGCCTTGCACGTTTTGCTAGTCACTTAGATGATGAACTTGTATGGCTTGAGGAATCCCCACCTCCAGCCCTTGAAGCCTTGTACTTGGATGCTAGTTTTTTGAATGATGAATGAATTCAtgttttgctttcaaaaaagaaagaaaaagtagatGAGTTTGTAgttgaaagtaaaaaatattataaaataaatatatgaccATATTCATTACCTTCATatatgtttattgttatatgATCTCTTGCACAAATATTCGATTcttgaatagtgtttttttttttggggtcatttGTAGGTCTTTTCCATCTAAAAAGACTTGCCTGGAGATCAGTTTCTTGaatggaggttttttttttttgttttttgttttggtagtaCCTATTATATATATCACATTTTTGCAAATCTGCAACAACAATAGCATC contains:
- the LOC115950404 gene encoding uncharacterized protein LOC115950404, which gives rise to MIKGVRDHQNNWVEEIEDIAGVATEYFENIFKSGSCDRMEECLSAVQHKVTLEMQEVLSREYSAEEVKNGIIPNGANKSTGTRWYECSFLSEILACDNVLVAYETLHSMHCKKSGKKGFLALKLDISKAYDRIEWNFLRNIMLRLGFPKQGDPLSPYLFLLCAEGFTALLDRAKEEGRLHGVSICWRAPTISHLLFADDSLLFCQANQDDVRCISDALQLFAAASGQCINFEKSSFFFSNNMKDEVREQIKRELRVKEVERFESYLGLPTLVGRVKYQTFSFLKDRVWKKIQSWKGKLLSRVVKEVLIKVVAQSIPTYTMGVFLLPVKLCNEFNAMYVRFWWGQVGDEKKIYWKSWSALSKPKKEGGMGFRDLRNFNLAMLAKQG